The sequence TTACTACCTCTCGGGGGGTGCCGGGCCGGCCGTGCCCAGCACCCGCGAAACCGTCGAGAAGACTTGAGGAGGCGGCATCATGACGACGATGACGAAATCGCCTGTTGGCCCCGTCAACACGGTGCTGGTCGCGTCCCTGGCGGGACTGGCGATCGGCCTGGCCATCGTGCTCATCAACCTGGGCGCTCAAGGTCACGCGGCCTTCAACACCACCAGCCTGGGCCTCATGTGGGGCTTGCCCATCGTGACCTACGACTACTTCGTGGTGACCTCCACCGGCCTCACGCTGGTTGCCTGCTTGTCCCTCACGTTCGGCATGCGGGACTTCGATCCCGTCGCCCGGCGCTGCCTGTGGCTCGCCCTCGCCACTCTCTTGGGCGGCGTCGTGTCGTTGATGCTGGAGCTGGGCCATCCGCTGCGCTCCCTGTACGCCATCCCGCTCAACCTGCAGACGGATTCGCCCCTGTTCTGGAAGATGCTGTTCATGACCGCCTACGGCCTGCTGCTGCTCGCCGCCCTGTCCCGCGGCGGGTCCCGGCCCGGCCGGGGGCTCGCCGTCGCGCTCTTCGCCGCCGCCCTCGGCGTCGCGCTGCTGGCCGGCTCGGTGTTCGGCATGATGGCCATGCGGCCCATGTGGTACGGGGGCGAGGTACCGCTCGCGTTCCTGGCGGAAGGGCTGACTGGAGGGCTCGCCTTCGCCATCCTCGGGTCGTACCTCGCCTACGGCGGCCAGGCCGGCATGCCCGAGGGCGTAAAGCGCCTCATGACCGGGGCTTTGCCCAAGCTGTTCGCGCTGATGATCGCCATTACGGTGGCCATCGTCGCCGCCCGTACCGTGACCGGCCTGTGGAGCAACCTGGACGGGTTGCAGGTGTGGGACAAGATCGCCGCCTCCCCCCTCTACCACCTGCACCTGTGGGCGGGACTCGTGCTGCCCCTTGCCCTCATGCTCCTGCCGGGCCAGCGCACCGACGGCACGATGCAAGTCGCGGCGGCGCTGCTGGTGGCGGTGGCTCTCTTCATCGGGCGCTACGAATTCGTGATCGGCGGGCAGCTCGTGCCCCTGTTCAAGGGGAGCTGGGCGCCGGCCTTCATCGACTACGCGCCCTCGTTCACCGAATGGATGCTCGCCCTGACTTCCCTGTCGATCGCCGCCTTCCTGTACACGGCAGGCGACAAGATCCTCGACCTGGGTGCCCTGCCCCAGGGCGAGGGTTGACGGAGAAAGCGGATGCTGAAGGTCACCGACAAGCGGCTGGAGCGGGCAGCGCCGGCACCTGACGAGGCGCTGCGGCTGCGCGCGGAATTCTACCTGTGCCTGGCGCGGGCGTTCCTTCCACCCGGGAACGAGGCCGATTTCCGCGCCCTGACCGCGTTCCTGGCCGACGATCTAGGGGACCTGGCGCGGCGCCTGGACTATCCGATCGCCGACGAGCTGTCCGAATTCCGGGCGGCGGCCTCGGCGCTGGCGGACCCGCTTTCCCTGCTCCAAACCTACGCGGCCTTGTTCCTCACCCCGCCCGCGCCGGTGTCCATCAACGCCGGCATCTACCTGGACGGGGCGCTCATGGGCGAGAGCGTGCGGGCCATGGAGGCCTGCTACCGCCGCTGCGGCGTCGAGCGCGGCGAGCACTTCCGCGATCTCTCCGACCACGTGGCGGTGCAGTTGGAGTTCGCCGCCTACCTCTACGCCCGGGCGGCGGAAAGCCCCGCCGGCGAGGCGGAGCTGCCCCTCACGGCGGGGGAGTTCCTCGGCGCCTTCCCGCGCCGCTGGCTGCCGGCCTTCTGCGACAAGCTGGAAACCGCGACGCGCAAGCAGGGCATCGTGCCCAATCCCTATGCCCCGCTGGCGCGCATCCTGCAATGCGCGGTGGCGCAGGACGCGGTGCCCCTGCCCGATACGCCCGCCCAGGCCGAAAGACCCGCCCCGCCGCCCCTCGACGAGCAGGCGCTCCACGAGATGGCGCGCGTATTGCGCGAGCGGGGGCTTTCCACCGAGCACCTGCTGCGCGCCGGCCTGCCGCCGATCGGGTGACCCTTTCGGGCCGCACCCAAGACCTCCTCCTTGGGGTAGTACTGGCCCTTCTTTCCGCGGCCCCGGCCCACGGCGAGTTGTCCCCGGACGACTACGTGGCGCCGGGCGCCGCGGCCTCTTCCCCGCCTCCCGCCGCGGCGCCTGAACAACCCTTTCCGGCACCGCCCCAACCGGCGGAGCCTCCGGTTCCCGCGGCGCCCGATGATGCGCGCCCCTACCCCCAGCGGCTCACCGAGGAGCGTTGCGGCCGCTGCCACAGCGTCGAGCGCTATGCCCGCACGCCCCGCACCCGGCTCGGCTGGGAATGGACGGTGGCGCGCATGCAGCTCGTGAACGGCGCCGTGCTGGCCCCGGACGAGCGTCCGGTCATCGTCCGCTACCTTTCGGAAACCTACGGCGCGCCGCCGGCCCGAGCGGCGGCCGAATGGGCGGCGATCGCGCTGATCGCGGCACTCCCCGCGGTCTGGTGGCTGCTGCGACGAAGGCGCAGCCGATCGTGAAGCGAGCGAGCAGGAAGAGGCGGTTCGGGCGGGGCGGGGGGTAGCGCCGTCGTCCGGTCAGGCGCCGAGCAGCGCGCCGAGATCGTCCGTGGCGAACGGGTTGGCGAATCTCACCCCATCGAGCACCTGTCCGTCCTGGAAATCTTCCGAGAGAAGGAGAGTCCCCCCGGCTTCCTTGGCCGCCGCCCGCGCCAAGGTGGAAGGCTTTGCGGAAGCCACCGGAAACAGGATCTGCCAGTCCTGGACCTGGGCCCAGGCTTCTTCCATCGAGGCTTTTCCTTTGCGGGTCACCGCATGGAAGAACTCGCACAACGATTGGAGCGTCAGCACGCAATCGAGGTAGAGCGCGCTCGATCAGCTTGATCGCCCGCCCACGGCGCGGCCCGGCGTCCCGGTCCACGGCGTAGACCAGCACGTTGCTATCCAGGCCGATGCGCTCAGCGCTCATGGACAGCTTCCCGGTCGAACTTCTCGCCGCCCAGCGAAAAACCCTTTCTCAATCGAGCGAGGGTGCGCGCCCAGGCGGCCTTTTGCTCGGCGGAGAGCTTGCGCTTCTCCCTCACTTTGACGAGCTTGGCGATGGGTTTCCCCCGCCGGGTAATGATGATCTCCTCTCCGCGCTCCACCGCCGCGATGTATTGGGACAAGCGCTGGTTGGCTTCCCGCAGGCTGATTCGTTGCGCCATAAGAGTTCGCCGATTTCGATACCCTGCATCATTGCAGAACGTCCTACATCCGCGTCAAGCAACTCGTGCAGGTTTCCGACGCGGGCGCAGAGAGGTTCGCGAAGCGGCGGTAGGCGGTCAGCCGAGCAGCCAGCGCGCCCGGGCTTCGAACGCCTCCATCACGCGCCGGCCCATCGGGCCGAGCAGGGCGCGGGCCATCCGGTCGAGGAAGCGCGAGCCGGGCTCGAATTCGAGCCGCAGCTCCACACGGCAGCCCTCCTCCACAGGCTCAAACCGCCAGTCGATCGCCAGCCGTCGAAACGGGCCGTCCTCCGCGCGGATCTGGAGGCGCCCGGGCGGGTCGAAGAACGCTCTCGAAGTGAACCGCATCTGGAATCCGGCGAGGCCGAGGGTCTGCTCCACCCATGCCTCGTTGCCCGCGCGCTCGAGCACGCGGGCGTTGCGCCAGCCGGGGACGAACTCGGGATAGCGCTCCACGTCGGCCACCAGCTCGTAGAGCCGTCCGGCCGCGACGGGGAACAGGCGCCGCTCGCGGTACAAGGTCATGGGCGTCCGCCCGGCCGGTGCCTATTCGACGCCGGCGCGTTGGGAATCTGGCCCTTCGCCGCCAAACGCAGCCTGCTACATCGCCGCTTCTTGCGTCGGAAAGGCCGCCTCGATGCCGTCGAACAGATAATAGGCCTCCCAGTCCTTGTGGTGCCGCGCCATCACAGCTTCCTCCGCCTCGGCGGCGCTGGCGGCGAGCGTCGCATAGGCCATGACGGTGTCCGGGACGCTGCCGCCTTTGGACTTGAGTTTCACGATCACCGTGTAGCTGCGGGGTTCGCGGGTGCGTTGGGCCGCCGGGTCGATCATGGTGGATGGTCTCCGTTGCTATCCAGGGTTTGGGGCCCGCCGGGGCGGGAGGTCAGCGGGCGCGCACCAGCAGCACCGGCACCGTGGCGCGCCGCATCACCCCTTCCGCCACGCTGCCCAGCACCAGGTGCTCGAAGCCCCGGTGGCCATGGGTCCCCATGACGATGAGGTCGGCGCCCCAGCGGGCCGCCTCGTCCGTGATGGCCGCGGCGACGCGCCGCCCGCCGGCTTCGATGAGGGTCGTGCTCGCCTCCACGCCCGCCGCCTGCGCCCGGGCAGCGGCCTCCGCCAGCACCCGCTCGGCTTCGGCCCGCACCGCCCCGTCCAGATCGCCGTAGCCCTCGATCGCCAGGTTGTGGAGCGGCTCCAGCACGTGGGCCAGGCGCACCCGGGCGCCCTGCTCCTTGGCGAGCTTCAGCGCCTCCTCGAGGGCCCGGTTGGAGGGCACGCTGCCGTCCACCGGCACCAGCATTTGCTTGTACATGGTTCCCCCTCCTATTCCCGCCGCCGGCTCTCGGGTGGCGAACTCGATCCATCATGAACTCGCCCTCAGCCCTTGGCTTTGACGTAAATCAAAGGCCAAGGCTGCCGGCAAGCCCCGGCTGTCGCTCCTCGAGTTGTCGCGGCGCAGGATCAATGCATTTCTCCGATTCGTAGCACCGCCCCCGGGGCGAGGCGACCCCCGAGCGGTGCGCTGAAGCGCGCCCTACCCGGGAAGCGATTTCGAGATGGGTTCTAATCCGCCAATCGCTCGGCCACCAGCTCCAGCAGGCTGCCCATTTTGCGGTTCCAGCGGAAATGGGCTCGGCCGTCGTCGAAGGTCTGGCGGCAGTTGCTGCAGGAGGTCGCCAGGACCTCCGGGTCCTGGGCGTCGATCTGGGCCATTTTGATCTCGAAGGCCCGGTAGCGCAGGGGGTCGGCCCGGTGGATGGTGACCACGCCTCCTCCGCCGCCGCAGCACCAGTTGAGCGCGCCGCTGTCCTGGGTTTCCCGCAACTCCGCCCCCAGGGCGCGCAGCACCTCCCGGGGCGCCTCCGTGGCGCCGCCGCGGCGGGAGACCTGGCAAGGGTCGTGGAAGGTGACCGATTTTCCGAGGGGCTTGAGCCTGAGGCGGCCCTCCCGCACCGCCGCGGCCAGGTATTCGGAGATGTGTAGCACCTGGAAGGGCAGCGGCTGCCCGTACACGTTGGCGCCCTCCCAGCGGAGCGCCCCGTAGGCGTGGCCGCACTCAGGCAGGATCAACGTCTTGGCCCCGCACGCGAGCGCGGCCTCGATGAGCTTCATGCTCATGTCCCTTTGCCAGGCCGTGTTTCCCGAAAGCATGCCGAAATTGGTGGCCTCGTACCCGCGAGTGGACAGGGTCCAGGACTCCCCGAGGCGGTTCAGCACCTTGGCGAGGGCCACGATCGACTGGGGATATTTCATGATCTCGATGGAGGAAAGCGTCACCAGGACGTCCGCCCGTTCCCGGTCGAGGGGGATATCGATCTCGTGCTCCTCGGCGAGCCAGGCGATCCGCTCCTTGAGCACCTTGGGCGTCGCGCCGAGGGGGCTTCCTTCCCGCTCCGCCCGCTCCGCCACCGCCCACAATTCGTGGGGCACCAAGCCCGCCTCGAACATGGCGTGGCGCGCCAAGTGCCACCAGGCCGGCGATGTCGATGCCCATGGGGCAGATCATGGTGCAGCGCCCGCACAGGGTGCAGGCGTCGTAGATCAATTCCTGCCATTCCTCCAACTGGGCGGCGGTGACTT is a genomic window of Burkholderiales bacterium containing:
- a CDS encoding ubiquinone-binding protein, with amino-acid sequence MTLYRERRLFPVAAGRLYELVADVERYPEFVPGWRNARVLERAGNEAWVEQTLGLAGFQMRFTSRAFFDPPGRLQIRAEDGPFRRLAIDWRFEPVEEGCRVELRLEFEPGSRFLDRMARALLGPMGRRVMEAFEARARWLLG
- a CDS encoding universal stress protein, giving the protein MYKQMLVPVDGSVPSNRALEEALKLAKEQGARVRLAHVLEPLHNLAIEGYGDLDGAVRAEAERVLAEAAARAQAAGVEASTTLIEAGGRRVAAAITDEAARWGADLIVMGTHGHRGFEHLVLGSVAEGVMRRATVPVLLVRAR
- a CDS encoding hypothetical protein (possible pseudo, frameshifted) — encoded protein: MFEAGLVPHELWAVAERAEREGSPLGATPKVLKERIAWLAEEHEIDIPLDRERADVLVTLSSIEIMKYPQSIVALAKVLNRLGESWTLSTRGYEATNFGMLSGNTAWQRDMSMKLIEAALACGAKTLILPECGHAYGALRWEGANVYGQPLPFQVLHISEYLAAAVREGRLRLKPLGKSVTFHDPCQVSRRGGATEAPREVLRALGAELRETQDSGALNWCCGGGGGVVTIHRADPLRYRAFEIKMAQIDAQDPEVLATSCSNCRQTFDDGRAHFRWNRKMGSLLELVAERLAD